Proteins encoded within one genomic window of Gambusia affinis linkage group LG23, SWU_Gaff_1.0, whole genome shotgun sequence:
- the ckap4 gene encoding cytoskeleton-associated protein 4, with amino-acid sequence MTTKNRPKNSEKSAAPGQDDASKKSQKSGGATNGVSGPGPQGPRSGSCLGLLVNAVFYAAMIGAAGFAAFYLQQVVEEVRQIHAEHEESARRGTELGTKMENVLHQVESLRSNVDGLESSLGITRVELEAAVGRMKRGEVETRRVEEALQKLQNNLLRDLAEGVREVKEAREKDFSSLEKTVEERLAEVSQSISASVAEFAEGQGEAQRQLADLKARLGDAADPALVKQELSAIVEVVAEIKMAKQEADKASNSLRDQIGAVREELQTRNKEVASLSQTVESVRSVMQDTNGSLRQALSAAEAGVQALQDQTATLQSGLEQVSNAVRTVEEKMNMVAAQAQKRSDDLEVRVQSSEEGRESLSDISSKVESLLAKYDGHESSLSAQGAAVERVRTDLKQELEEIKTQMEALDQTEPPAEGSTFLQAELESLKTAVEEVKSKADTIESQNQAIRTLQEAMQETTQALAGLAEGKRDEGRSGLEDLEERLTALEDRM; translated from the exons ATGACGACAAAAAACCGACCAAAGAACAGCGAGAAGAGCGCAGCGCCAGGCCAGGACGATGCGTCCAAGAAAAGCCAGAAGAGCGGAGGCGCCACGAACGGGGTGAGTGGCCCCGGGCCTCAGGGGCCCCGCTCAGGTAGCTGCCTCGGCCTTCTGGTAAACGCGGTGTTTTACGCCGCAATGATAGGAGCTGCGGgatttgcagctttttatttgcaACAAGTCGTGGAGGAAGTCCGTCAGATCCACGCAGAGCACGAGGAGAGCGCACGGAGAGGCACGGAGCTGGGTACCAAAATGGAGAACGTTCTTCACCAG GTGGAGTCTCTGCGAAGCAACGTGGACGGACTGGAGTCGTCGCTGGGCATCACGCGAGTGGAGCTGGAGGCGGCCGTGGGCCGCATGAAGCGGGGCGAGGTGGAGACCAGGAGGGTGGAGGAGGCGCTCCAGAAGCTGCAGAACAACCTCCTCAGGGACCTGGCGGAGGGCGTCCGGGAGGTCAAGGAGGCCCGGGAGAAGGACTTCTCCTCTCTGGAGAAAACGGTGGAGGAGCGTCTGGCCGAGGTGAGCCAGTCCATCTCCGCCAGCGTGGCCGAGTTCGCCGAGGGTCAGGGCGAAGCGCAGCGTCAGCTGGCCGACCTCAAAGCCCGCCTGGGCGACGCCGCGGACCCGGCTCTCGTCAAACAGGAGCTGTCCGCCATCGTTGAAGTTGTCGCCGAGATTAAAATGGCCAAACAGGAAGCGGACAAAGCCTCTAACTCCCTCAGAGACCAGATCGGCGCAGTGAGGGAAGAGCTCCAGACGCGCAACAAGGAGGTCGCCTCTCTGTCCCAGACGGTCGAATCGGTGAGATCGGTGATGCAAGACACCAACGGCAGCCTGAGGCAGGCCCTGTCTGCGGCGGAGGCCGGGGTTCAGGCCCTGCAGGACCAAACCGCCACCCTGCAGAGCGGCCTGGAGCAGGTCTCCAACGCCGTCCGCACCGTGGAGGAGAAAATGAACATGGTGGCGGCTCAGGCTCAGAAAAGATCTGATGATCTAGAGGTCAGGGTTCAATCATCAGAGGAAGGCAGGGAATCACTGTCTGACATTAGCAGCAAGGTGGAGTCGCTGCTCGCCAAATACGACGGACATGAAAGCAGCTTATCTGCACAGGGGGCGGCAGTGGAGAGAGTAAGAACGGACCTGAAGCAGGAgctggaggaaataaaaacccaaatggaGGCGCTGGATCAGACTGAGCCGCCTGCAGAGGGCTCCACCTTCCTACAGGCGGAGTTGGAGAGCttaaaaactgcagtggaaGAAGTGAAAAGCAAAGCAGACACGATAGAAAGCCAAAACCAGGCCATTCGCACCCTGCAGGAGGCGATGCAGGAGACGACGCAGGCGCTCGCTGGTTTAGCAGAAGGTAAACGAGATGAAGGACGAAGCGGCCTGGAGGATCTGGAGGAGAGACTGACCGCTTTGGAGGACAGGATGTAG
- the LOC122826185 gene encoding inhibitor of nuclear factor kappa-B kinase-interacting protein isoform X1 → MPTEIKQRKKTQSQKQNDEMPRNSPANGHGEAQKAEDGENSEANKTSSRPDIKGLMCLLSLVACGVLSWMVLHQNERFSLMEEKYKALHGKTSRLLDMEEEMVKVSKKLVASEDDLQEALSTVSTTTRLQKDISALHAIAMAMQTDENSASRDLQAVNARFLNVTETWQERLAAVTADLAALKAESREAHAGATERVNEAERRAQALAKRLEELEDGTKRNARVLERTEEDDAKRAQEHLDWNTKQIHKLQEQIGSLSKREAELTSELQEHIPRAQQCEEQLPKVEEAVRSILKLNGDLSGAEKRLEEVTLQVFGAEDNMLKALNEILDIRQELDRLQAHNSILKMKNELSVVKEAVRELTMVLRGDGGGTLTASGTLEDEEWKDEEEEPWPEEELSELTGHHHDDF, encoded by the exons ATGCCTACGGAAATTAAACAGAGGAAAAAGACGCAATCTCAAAAGCAAAACGATGAAATGCCGCGAAATTCACCTGCAAACGGTCATGGTGAAGCACAAAAAGCGGAAGACGGAGAGAACAGTGAAGCAAATAAAACGTCCTCACGTCCAGACATTAAAGGTTTGATGTGTTTACTGTCGCTAGTAGCATGCGGAGTTTTGAGCTG GATGGTGCTACACCAGAATGAGAGGTTTTCTCTAATGGAAGAAAAGTATAAAGCTCTGCACGGGAAAACCTCCAGGCTGTTGGACATGGAGGAAGAGATGGTGAAAGTTTCCAAGAAG CTCGTTGCATCCGAGGACGACCTTCAGGAGGCGCTCTCTACCGTCTCCACGACAACCAGACTCCAGAAGGACATCTCCGCCCTCCACGCCATCGCCATGGCGATGCAGACCGACGAGAACTCGGCGTCCCGCGACCTGCAAGCGGTCAACGCCCGCTTCCTGAACGTGACGGAGACGTGGCAGGAGCGGCTGGCCGCCGTCACCGCGGACCTGGCGGCCCTGAAGGCCGAATCACGTGAGGCGCACGCCGGCGCCACGGAGCGGGTGAACGAGGCCGAGCGGAGGGCCCAAGCGTTGGCGAAAAgactggaggagctggaggacggCACGAAGAGGAACGCCCGCGTTCTGGAGCGGACAGAGGAGGACGATGCCAAGCGGGCGCAGGAGCACCTGGACTGGAACACCAAGCAGATCCACAAGCTGCAGGAGCAGATCGGCAGCCTGAGCAAGAGGGAGGCCGAGCTGACCTCTGAACTCCAGGAGCATATCCCCCGCGCCCAGCAGTGCGAGGAGCAGCTGCCGAAGGTGGAGGAGGCGGTGCGCTCCATCCTGAAGCTGAACGGCGACCTGAGCGGGGCGGAGAAGCGTTTGGAGGAAGTGACGCTGCAGGTGTTCGGCGCCGAGGACAACATGCTGAAAGCTCTGAACGAGATCCTGGACATCAGGCAGGAGCTGGACCGCCTGCAAGCCCACAACAGCATCCTGAAGATGAAGAACGAGCTGTCCGTGGTCAAAGAGGCGGTCCGTGAACTCACCATGGTACTGAGGGGAGACGGAGGAGGGACCCTGACCGCCTCCGGCACTTTGGAGGATGAGGAGTGGaaggacgaagaggaggagcCATGGCCGGAGGAAGAGCTGAGCGAACTGACTGGACATCATCATGATGActtttag
- the LOC122826185 gene encoding inhibitor of nuclear factor kappa-B kinase-interacting protein isoform X2, with translation MPTEIKQRKKTQSQKQNDEMPRNSPANGHGEAQKAEDGENSEANKTSSRPDIKGLMCLLSLVACGVLSWMVLHQNERFSLMEEKYKALHGKTSRLLDMEEEMVKVSKKCETVQQMLEGLAAQRGNLQPRLEVLERDVMQLNDWAAGLSEKRDQLHGSLTSLRDAVTQIEERTSAITKDFANKVSSVRTDVRRMDGLRSELDSVLSQVGDLEDKTSQVERSMVKRIGDVLGSSVDRVSNLRSASERNTQAIDQLRKRIPELVAVDDQISDRLRELESGRARLVRTLTFAADLKPKVASIKRDFGAFEPQVSDLTLRIGRLAEDLSEREREIAELRQTLLNLTAVEGDLSVTTKQVSAIADLSDIGEMQNLE, from the exons ATGCCTACGGAAATTAAACAGAGGAAAAAGACGCAATCTCAAAAGCAAAACGATGAAATGCCGCGAAATTCACCTGCAAACGGTCATGGTGAAGCACAAAAAGCGGAAGACGGAGAGAACAGTGAAGCAAATAAAACGTCCTCACGTCCAGACATTAAAGGTTTGATGTGTTTACTGTCGCTAGTAGCATGCGGAGTTTTGAGCTG GATGGTGCTACACCAGAATGAGAGGTTTTCTCTAATGGAAGAAAAGTATAAAGCTCTGCACGGGAAAACCTCCAGGCTGTTGGACATGGAGGAAGAGATGGTGAAAGTTTCCAAGAAG tgtGAAACCGTGCAGCAGATGCTGGAGGGTCTCGCGGCCCAGCGGGGGAACCTGCAGCCCCgcctggaggttctggagcGGGACGTCATGCAGCTGAACGACTGGGCCGCCGGTCTGAGTGAGAAACGAGATCAGCTCCACGGCAGCTTGACGTCGCTGAGAGACGCGGTGACGCAAATCGAAGAGCGAACCTCGGCCATTACGAAGGACTTCGCCAACAAG GTTTCCTCAGTCAGGACGGACGTGCGTCGGATGGACGGTCTGCGGTCCGAGTTGGACTCCGTGTTGTCGCAGGTTGGAGATCTGGAGGACAAAACCAGTCAGGTGGAGCGCAGCATGGTCAAACGCATCGGAGACGTCCTGGGCAGCAGCGTCGACCGAGTTTCCAATCTCCGATCTGCATCCGAACGCAACACCCAAGCCATCGACCAGCTCCGCAAGCGAATCCCTGAGCTGGTCGCCGTGGACGACCAGATATCAGATCGCCTGCGGGAGCTGGAGAGCGGCCGCGCTCGCCTCGTACGGACGCTGACGTTCGCCGCAGACCTCAAACCGAAGGTGGCGTCCATTAAACGAGACTTCGGGGCGTTTGAGCCGCAGGTGTCCGACTTGACGCTCAGGATAGGACGGTTGGCGGAGGATCTGTCAGAAAGAGAGCGCGAGATCGCTGAACTCCGACAGACTTTGCTGAACCTCACAGCAGTGGAGGGAGATTTAAGTGTTACGACTAAACAGGTCAGTGCGATAGCTGATTTATCTGACATCGGAGAGATGCAAAACCTAGAATAG
- the arfgap3 gene encoding ADP-ribosylation factor GTPase-activating protein 3, producing MAEPSRQDISAIFKRLRSLPTNKVCFDCAAKNPSWASITYGVFLCIDCSGTHRSLGVHLSFIRSTELDFNWSWFQLRCMQVGGNASAIAFFNQHGCKAGAANAKYNSRAAQLYKEKIKTLATQATRSHGTELWLDSQGPLSPTSPEDKQVDFFSLHTQDLPENLNMAKMSLSSPTLEKPSIEEKDEDRNGNTEEGPSVEVLSVSPKANLEPSSLLKKKPAAAKKTLASKKGGLGAQKVSSQNFSELEKAAQAADKLREKEESSATGTKRNITPEDSIAPSMRLAYKDLEQQRKIGEQKLKGLEGKKKEQAERLGMGLGMRSGVSHSVMSDMHIIQQESPLGAKTTKGRRFTEEDEYEGTFSSRNVSRFEDQTDTSDRFAMHWGNDGGSGGGWMNESKKPEPDFFLSAAVSSFDDRPVARRKADLPSYSDSGEAQKKFGDDVKAISSDMYFGKQDNSEYETRTRLERFSGSASISSADLFDDPKKETGSSYRLSNVLPNAPDMSQLKLGMRSVAGKLSVMASGVVNTIQDHYNS from the exons ATGGCGGAGCCAAGCAGACAGGATATTTCTGCCATTTTCAAGCGTCTGCGCTCCCTTCCAACGAATAAG GTTTGCTTCGACTGTGCAGCTAAAAACCCCAGCTGGGCCAGCATCACCTACGGGGTGTTTCTCTGCATAGACTGCTCTGGGACTCACAGGTCACTGGGAGTGCACCTGTCCTTTATTAG GTCCACTGAGTTGGATTTTAACTGGTCATGGTTCCAGCTTAGATGTATGCAAGTGGGAGGCAATGCCAGTGCT ATTGCGTTTTTCAATCAACATGGGTGCAAAGCTGgtgctgctaatgctaaataCAACAGCCGTGCAGCCCAGCTGTACAAGGAGAAGATCAAAACTTTAGCCACACAAGCTACCAGGAGTCATGGCACTGAG CTGTGGCTTGACAGTCAGGGTCCTCTTTCTCCAACCTCACCAGAGGACAAGCAGGTGGACTTCTTCAGCTTGCATACACAG GATTTACCTGAAAATCTAAACATGGCCAAAATGAGTCTCAGCAGCCCCACATTAGAAAAGCCTTCAATCGAGGAGAAAGATGAAGATCGAAATG GAAACACAGAAGAAGGCCCAAGTGTTGAAGTACTAAGTGTTTCCCCAAAAGCAAACCTAG aGCCTTCCTCACTTCTAAAAAAGAAACCAGCTGCTGCCAAGAAAACG CTGGCCTCTAAGAAGGGCGGACTGGGCGCCCAGAAGGTCAGCAGCCAGAATTTCTCCGAGCTGGAAAAAGCGGCTCAGGCTGCCGACAAactcagagagaaagaagaaagctCCGCCACAGGCACCAAAAGGAACATCACACCTGAGGACTCCAT tGCTCCATCCATGCGTCTGGCCTATAAAGATTtagagcagcagaggaaaatcGGGGAGCAGAAGCTGAAGGGATTGGAGGGGAAGAAGAAGGAGCAAGCTGAGCGACTGGGCATGGGTTTGGGTATGAGGAG CGGAGTTTCTCACTCCGTTATGTCAGATATGCACATCATCCAGCAGGAGAGTCCGCTCGGAGCCAAGACCACCAAGGGCCGCAGATTTACTGAGGAGGACGAGTACGAAGGGACGTTTAGCTCAAG gaATGTTTCACGGTTTGAGGATCAAACAGACACCTCTGATCGATTCGCTATGCATTGGGGAAATGATGGCGGCAGCGGAGGAGGCTGGATGAATGAGAGCAAGAAACCAGAGCCGGACTTCTTCTTGTCCGCCGCCGTGTCTTCATTTGACGACAG ACCCGTTGCCAGGAGAAAAGCTGACTTGCCATCCTACTCGGATTCTGGAGAAGCTCAGAAAAAGTTTGGAGATGATGTCAAGGCGATCTCATCTGACATGTATTTTGGAAAACAAGACAACTCTGAG tACGAAACCAGGACGCGACTGGAGAGGTTTTCAGGGAGTGCCTCAATAAGTTCAGCAGACCTTTTTGATGATCCAAAGAAAGAAACTG GAAGTTCATACCGTCTGAGCAACGTGCTGCCCAACGCTCCCGACATGTCGCAACTCAAACTCGGCATGCGCTCAGTCGCAGGGAAACTGTCGGTCATGGCTAGCGGCGTAGTCAACACAATCCAG gacCACTACAACTCCTAA